One genomic region from Silurus meridionalis isolate SWU-2019-XX unplaced genomic scaffold, ASM1480568v1 Scaffold346, whole genome shotgun sequence encodes:
- the LOC124382457 gene encoding uncharacterized protein LOC124382457 — MDTASGHRTVKEAVESVFTLYEGNEAVVKEKKEVIKNSVGIQSTEGAAGAAATPEVSGLKNVTEVTKQHIKECVLKESEGELKLTPEEQKEIEKLKMDMCEKILIVTPDYQMDKKVDKELYKDERRTKRGAHVFNNDLLKFHHKVLQKFIQKYQFFNLQGYNKEEIEEFSSHTLSQETTMEIQRNMVVHFDHEDLYINTNGVLYGTFQEELCDALLNVLGHINPEDVTEADKERLNDLINYMNRLEIYVDQIAKEKWIGTQMNHR; from the exons ATGGACACTGCCTCTGG TCATCGGACGGTAAAGGAAGCAGTGGAGTCGGTGTTCACTCTGTACGAAGGGAATGAAGCCGTagtgaaggagaaaaaggaagtGATCAAAAACAGTGTGGGAATTCAG tcGACTGAAGGAGCAGCAGGTGCAGCAGCAACACCTGAGGTTTCTGGCCTTAAAaatgtgacag AGGTCACAAAGCAGCACATTAAGGAATGTGTCTTGAAAGAGTCTGAAGGAGAATTAAAATTAACTCcagaagaacagaaagaaattGAAAAACTAAAGATGGACATGTGTGAAAAAATACTGATCGTCACACCAGATTATCAAATGGACAAGAAAGTGGACAAGGAACTGTACAAGGACGAGCGAAGGACTAAGAGAGGAGCGCATGTCTTTAATAATGACTTACTGAAATTTCATCACAAAGTTCTGCAAaagtttatacaaaaatatcaattttttaatcttcaaggATACAATAAAGAGGAAATAGAAGAATTCAGCAGCCACACACTTTCCCAGGAAACAACAATGGAGATACAGAGAAACATGGTAGTGCACTTTGACCATGAGGATCTGTACATAAACACTAATGGAGTATTGTATGGCACATTTCAGGAAGAGCTATGTGACGCATTATTGAATGTGCTGGGACACATAAACCCAGAGGACGTGACAGAAGCAGATAAAGAACGGCTAAATGATCTGATAAATTACATGAACAGATTAGAAATTTATGTTGACCAAATTGCAAAAGAAAAGTGGATTGGGACTCAAATGAATCACAGGTAA